A part of Sulfurimonas sp. HSL-1716 genomic DNA contains:
- the rsmH gene encoding 16S rRNA (cytosine(1402)-N(4))-methyltransferase RsmH translates to MKDIPHIPVLYREVLEAFDDVDEGIIIDCTMGYGGHSSLLLENKPGIKLIGIDQDQTAIDFSTERLGPFKERVEIKKGRFSKVIKEILKNNDVTEIKGILADIGVSSLQLDQKERGFSYESDTLDMRMDKDALLSASDVVNGYSVIELEKILRDYGEMRNYKQVASYIVNNRPFHSAKELSEKLRHLLPRGKKIHPATLLMQAIRIEVNDELGELNTLLDEIQNIGLVDTDVAIISFHSLEDRIVKQRFNEWSKECICPPEAFRCTCTRDHAIGRVKSKKPITAKEDELKKNPRSRSAKLRVFKIKR, encoded by the coding sequence ATGAAAGATATCCCGCACATCCCCGTTTTGTACAGAGAAGTCTTAGAGGCTTTTGACGACGTGGACGAAGGGATCATAATAGACTGTACCATGGGATACGGCGGGCACTCTTCACTGCTGTTAGAGAACAAGCCCGGTATCAAGCTTATCGGTATAGATCAAGATCAGACGGCCATCGACTTTTCGACCGAGCGATTAGGGCCGTTTAAAGAGAGAGTAGAGATCAAAAAAGGTCGTTTTTCCAAAGTGATTAAAGAGATACTGAAAAACAACGATGTTACTGAAATAAAAGGGATTCTGGCGGACATCGGAGTGTCTTCTTTGCAGCTGGATCAAAAAGAGAGAGGGTTCTCCTACGAAAGTGATACTCTTGATATGAGAATGGATAAAGATGCTCTCTTGAGTGCATCGGATGTCGTAAACGGTTATTCTGTCATCGAACTTGAAAAAATACTCAGAGATTACGGCGAGATGAGAAACTATAAACAGGTGGCGTCATACATCGTAAATAACCGTCCTTTTCATTCTGCAAAAGAGCTGAGCGAAAAGCTCAGGCATCTTCTTCCTCGCGGCAAGAAGATCCATCCCGCCACTCTTTTGATGCAGGCGATCCGAATCGAGGTAAACGATGAACTAGGCGAGTTAAACACGCTTTTAGACGAGATACAAAATATAGGACTTGTCGATACAGACGTTGCAATCATCTCGTTTCATTCGCTTGAAGACAGGATTGTAAAGCAGAGATTTAACGAGTGGAGTAAAGAGTGTATATGTCCGCCTGAAGCATTCAGGTGTACTTGTACAAGAGATCACGCTATCGGCAGGGTAAAGTCGAAAAAGCCGATCACTGCAAAAGAGGACGAACTTAAAAAAAATCCAAGAAGCAGAAGTGCGAAATTAAGAGTATTTAAGATAAAAAGATGA